A stretch of Faecalibacterium duncaniae DNA encodes these proteins:
- a CDS encoding BlaI/MecI/CopY family transcriptional regulator, translated as MYGLSDRLKPLSAAEEQVLLAVWDCPAPATRRDISEKLTATGWAPATVLNFLYRLEEKGWVKGGKAGSQNTYLPTVTRRAYCVAAMRQRMDTLFGGSLPEAVRALASESGASPSQLERAIRVLEEQHQEAEEYDLYDPYG; from the coding sequence GTGTATGGACTTTCAGACAGACTGAAACCACTCTCTGCCGCCGAGGAGCAGGTGCTGCTGGCGGTCTGGGACTGCCCCGCCCCGGCCACCCGGCGGGACATCAGCGAAAAGCTGACCGCCACCGGCTGGGCTCCGGCCACGGTGCTCAACTTTTTGTACCGTCTGGAGGAAAAGGGCTGGGTCAAGGGCGGCAAGGCGGGGAGCCAGAACACCTATCTGCCCACGGTCACCCGCCGGGCCTATTGCGTTGCGGCCATGCGCCAGCGGATGGACACCCTGTTCGGCGGCAGCCTGCCCGAAGCGGTCCGCGCCCTTGCCAGCGAGAGCGGCGCTTCCCCAAGCCAGCTGGAACGGGCCATCCGGGTGCTGGAGGAGCAGCATCAAGAGGCAGAAGAATATGACCTGTACGATCCCTATGGGTAA
- a CDS encoding DUF3592 domain-containing protein: MFNVLIFIIGAGIMFYMGLRSVLQRRRLQQKGQRVEARVAGTVQSRDGTAYLLEFETEGGSHRLHYPKAAKGKGLASGETVTLYYDPEDPEKMYVEGDRSVLGAEILYFCLAVVLLALMVSFSR, translated from the coding sequence ATGTTCAATGTTCTGATCTTCATCATCGGCGCGGGCATCATGTTCTACATGGGCCTGCGCAGTGTGCTGCAGCGCCGCCGCTTACAGCAGAAGGGCCAGCGTGTGGAGGCCCGGGTGGCAGGCACCGTTCAGAGCCGGGACGGCACGGCTTATCTGCTTGAGTTCGAGACCGAGGGCGGCAGCCACCGCCTGCACTACCCCAAAGCCGCCAAAGGCAAGGGCTTGGCCAGCGGAGAAACGGTCACACTGTACTATGACCCCGAAGATCCCGAAAAGATGTATGTGGAGGGCGACCGCTCCGTTCTGGGGGCCGAGATCCTCTATTTCTGTCTGGCCGTTGTGCTGCTGGCACTGATGGTCAGCTTTAGCCGCTGA
- a CDS encoding DUF6061 family protein, which produces MKYDARACHFNMDTGCVELLLRDGRMIYIDCTGVEDALDVTMAQRAELDYLIYNDPLGYADLILNGDPEEYLKNAAGSHGLED; this is translated from the coding sequence ATGAAGTACGATGCAAGAGCCTGCCATTTCAACATGGACACCGGGTGCGTGGAGCTGCTGCTCCGGGATGGGAGAATGATCTATATTGACTGCACCGGGGTCGAGGATGCGCTGGATGTGACTATGGCGCAGAGGGCAGAGTTAGATTATCTCATCTACAATGACCCGCTGGGCTACGCCGATTTGATTCTGAACGGTGACCCAGAGGAATATTTGAAAAATGCAGCCGGGAGCCATGGGTTAGAAGATTAA
- a CDS encoding phosphoglycerate dehydrogenase, producing the protein MFTIKTLNAISPVGLAKLNKNLFDVSVDTDVPDGILVRSADLLNTTFNDNLLAIARAGAGVNNIPLDRCSEQGIVVFNTPGANANAVAELVIGMLIAGSRNVAAAAQWCQGLTGDPAMAKTVEKGKKKFVGNEIKGKTLGVIGLGAIGSRVANCAIELGMEVYGYDPYISIDAAWNLSSQVHHCVNLNDMLPLCDYITLHVPYLPTTKDTINTQTLALCKDGVKILNYARGELVNTAALLEAMETGKVSGYMTDFPTEAILGKPGIVCTPHLGASTPEAEDNCAAMAAQEISDYLKNGNITHSVNMPEVHQPRAGGKRICIIHKNEPGMISQITALTTEAGLNIENMVNKSKKNMAYTMLDATGAVDGRLAEKLAAIPAVIRVRIL; encoded by the coding sequence ATGTTTACGATCAAGACCCTGAACGCCATCAGCCCGGTGGGCCTGGCAAAGCTGAACAAGAACCTGTTTGATGTTTCGGTGGACACCGATGTCCCCGATGGCATTCTGGTGCGCAGCGCTGACCTGCTGAACACCACCTTCAACGACAACCTGCTGGCCATTGCCCGTGCTGGTGCCGGTGTGAACAATATCCCGCTGGATCGCTGCTCGGAGCAGGGCATCGTGGTGTTCAATACCCCCGGTGCCAACGCCAACGCCGTGGCTGAGCTGGTCATTGGGATGCTGATCGCAGGCAGCCGCAATGTGGCCGCCGCCGCCCAGTGGTGCCAGGGCCTGACCGGCGACCCCGCCATGGCCAAGACCGTGGAAAAGGGCAAGAAAAAGTTTGTGGGCAACGAGATCAAGGGCAAGACGCTGGGTGTCATCGGTCTGGGTGCCATCGGTTCCCGGGTGGCCAACTGCGCCATTGAGCTGGGCATGGAGGTCTACGGCTACGACCCCTACATCTCTATTGATGCCGCCTGGAACCTTTCCAGCCAGGTACACCACTGCGTGAACCTGAACGACATGCTCCCTCTGTGCGACTACATCACCCTCCATGTTCCTTACCTGCCCACCACCAAGGATACCATCAACACCCAGACCCTGGCCCTGTGCAAGGACGGCGTGAAGATCCTGAACTACGCCCGCGGTGAGCTGGTGAACACCGCAGCCCTGCTGGAGGCCATGGAGACGGGCAAGGTCTCCGGCTACATGACCGACTTCCCCACTGAGGCCATTCTGGGCAAGCCCGGCATCGTCTGCACCCCGCATCTGGGTGCTTCCACGCCGGAAGCCGAGGACAACTGTGCCGCAATGGCCGCGCAGGAGATCAGCGATTACCTCAAGAACGGCAACATCACCCACTCGGTGAACATGCCCGAGGTGCATCAGCCCCGTGCAGGCGGCAAGCGCATCTGCATCATCCACAAGAACGAGCCCGGCATGATCAGCCAGATCACCGCCCTGACCACCGAAGCGGGCCTGAACATTGAAAACATGGTGAACAAAAGCAAAAAGAACATGGCTTACACCATGCTGGACGCGACCGGTGCCGTGGACGGCAGGCTGGCTGAGAAGCTGGCCGCCATCCCTGCTGTCATCCGGGTGCGCATCCTGTAA
- a CDS encoding GGDEF domain-containing protein — MNGYFYVLTAIDLFVLSFMCILTKLSESLNKKQKQGFFFAFALIAVISVLEVVTLAVDGTPAGYRWLNILSNYLGFGLSPGVCLCLVYVMDRKKRMNRWFRAAVCCEACYLLFLALSIPAGLVFSVSADNVYSRGQYFCIYIIMYFAAIVYLSVSTFVTAREFQNRSRALIYPLMFFLLIETTIQVTLPELHVTWLCVTLLSVLYFIYCSEMWNQLDALTGLLNQNSYLNRTAEMRRRGGVLVVFDVDDFKQINDRYGHLQGDICLAEIGRCIKKAYARSGYCYRTGGDEFCVLMENADREAQCAQEFVRQLEQRRKAVDFLPTVSFGSAPFLGEDVLAVKNRADREMYRYKKARKPDAAHCSPNHTLL; from the coding sequence ATGAATGGATATTTTTATGTATTAACGGCCATTGACCTTTTTGTGCTGAGCTTCATGTGCATCCTCACAAAGCTCAGCGAGTCCCTGAACAAAAAGCAGAAGCAGGGATTTTTCTTTGCCTTTGCGCTGATCGCGGTGATCTCGGTGCTGGAGGTGGTGACACTGGCGGTGGATGGCACCCCGGCGGGCTACCGCTGGCTGAACATCCTGTCCAACTATCTGGGGTTCGGCCTGTCCCCGGGAGTGTGTCTCTGCCTTGTGTATGTCATGGACCGGAAAAAGAGGATGAACCGCTGGTTCAGGGCGGCGGTGTGCTGCGAGGCGTGCTACCTGCTGTTCCTTGCTCTGTCCATCCCCGCCGGGCTGGTGTTCTCCGTCAGCGCCGACAACGTTTATTCCCGCGGGCAATACTTCTGTATTTATATCATCATGTACTTTGCGGCCATCGTGTATCTTTCGGTGTCCACCTTCGTCACGGCGCGGGAATTCCAGAACCGCAGCCGGGCGCTGATCTACCCTCTGATGTTCTTTCTGCTCATTGAGACCACCATTCAGGTGACACTGCCGGAGCTTCACGTTACATGGCTGTGCGTTACCCTGTTGTCGGTGCTGTACTTTATCTATTGCAGCGAGATGTGGAACCAATTGGATGCCCTTACCGGGCTGCTGAATCAGAACAGCTATCTGAACCGCACTGCTGAGATGCGCCGCCGCGGCGGGGTGCTGGTGGTGTTCGATGTGGACGACTTCAAGCAGATCAACGACCGCTACGGCCACCTGCAGGGAGATATCTGTCTGGCCGAGATCGGCCGCTGCATCAAAAAAGCCTATGCCCGCAGCGGCTACTGCTACCGTACCGGCGGCGACGAGTTTTGTGTGCTGATGGAAAACGCAGACCGGGAGGCCCAGTGCGCGCAGGAGTTTGTACGCCAGCTGGAACAGCGGCGAAAAGCCGTGGACTTTCTGCCCACGGTGTCCTTTGGTTCAGCTCCTTTTTTGGGGGAGGATGTGCTGGCTGTGAAGAATCGGGCCGACCGGGAGATGTACCGCTACAAAAAGGCCCGGAAGCCCGATGCCGCTCATTGTTCTCCGAATCATACCCTCCTATGA
- a CDS encoding ABC transporter ATP-binding protein encodes MSAKAKSKLTPEQRNATLRRVLEKIRPYGFFVVCSLIVAAVSVAAQLYIPILCGSAIDMMLGKGNVDFNGVLRIVVEIVIVAVVAAFAQWLLSVCNNRITFSVSRDLRNAALRKIQTLPLSYLDSHPSGDIVSRMVADVDTFADGLLMGFTQLFSGVLTILGTLLFMLGENVPITLVVVCITPLSLVVANFLAKRSYKYFQGQSTVRGEQTALVNEMIEGQKVVQAFGHEAESLAAFDEVNGRLQSVSLKAIFFSSMTNPATRFVNNIVYAGVGLVGAVYAVAGGITIGQLSIFLNYANQYTKPFNEISGVVTELQNALACAARVFELLDAEDQVPEAENAKVLETDGHVELKDVSFRYLPDRPLIEGLNLDVKPGQRIAIVGPTGCGKTTLINLLMRFYDVNGGSIEVAGNDIRSLTRASLRGSYGMVLQETWLRAGTVRENIAYGKPDATEEEIVAAAKAAHADSFIRRLPKGYDTVIAEDGGNISQGQKQLLCIARVMLCLPPMLILDEATSSIDTRTEVRIQAAFARMMQGRTSFIVAHRLSTIREADVILVMKDGHIVEQGDHDTLLAQGGFYAKLYNSQFEGVET; translated from the coding sequence ATGAGTGCAAAAGCAAAGAGTAAGCTGACCCCGGAACAGCGCAACGCAACGCTTCGGCGTGTGCTGGAAAAGATCCGCCCTTACGGCTTTTTTGTGGTGTGCAGTCTGATCGTGGCCGCTGTGAGCGTGGCTGCCCAGCTGTATATCCCCATCCTCTGCGGCAGCGCCATTGATATGATGCTGGGCAAGGGGAATGTGGACTTCAACGGTGTTCTGCGCATCGTGGTGGAGATCGTGATCGTGGCCGTAGTGGCTGCATTTGCCCAGTGGCTGCTGAGTGTCTGCAACAACCGCATCACCTTCTCGGTCAGCCGGGACCTGCGCAACGCCGCGCTCCGTAAGATCCAGACCCTGCCGCTCTCTTATCTGGACAGTCATCCCTCCGGCGATATCGTCAGCCGCATGGTCGCCGATGTGGACACCTTTGCGGACGGCCTGCTCATGGGCTTTACCCAGCTGTTCAGCGGCGTGCTGACCATCCTTGGCACCCTGCTGTTCATGCTCGGCGAAAATGTGCCCATCACGCTGGTGGTGGTCTGCATCACCCCGCTGAGCCTGGTGGTGGCAAACTTCCTTGCCAAGCGCAGCTACAAGTATTTCCAGGGCCAGAGCACCGTGCGCGGCGAGCAGACCGCCCTGGTCAACGAGATGATCGAGGGCCAGAAGGTCGTGCAGGCCTTTGGCCATGAGGCCGAGAGCCTTGCCGCCTTTGACGAGGTGAATGGCCGCCTGCAGAGCGTGAGCCTGAAGGCCATCTTCTTCTCCAGCATGACCAACCCCGCCACCCGCTTTGTGAACAACATCGTTTATGCAGGTGTCGGTCTGGTGGGTGCCGTTTACGCTGTGGCGGGCGGCATCACCATCGGCCAGCTGAGCATCTTCCTGAACTATGCCAACCAGTACACCAAGCCCTTCAATGAGATCTCCGGCGTGGTCACCGAGCTGCAGAACGCACTGGCCTGCGCGGCCCGTGTGTTCGAGCTGCTGGATGCCGAGGACCAGGTGCCTGAGGCGGAGAACGCCAAGGTGCTGGAGACCGACGGCCATGTGGAGCTGAAGGACGTTTCCTTCCGCTACCTGCCGGACCGCCCCCTCATCGAGGGCCTGAATCTGGATGTGAAGCCCGGCCAGCGCATCGCCATCGTCGGCCCTACCGGCTGCGGCAAGACCACCCTCATCAACCTGCTCATGCGGTTCTACGATGTCAACGGCGGCTCCATTGAGGTGGCCGGGAATGATATCCGCAGCCTGACCCGCGCCTCCCTGCGCGGCAGCTACGGCATGGTGCTGCAGGAGACCTGGCTGCGTGCCGGTACCGTGCGGGAGAACATTGCCTACGGCAAGCCCGATGCCACTGAGGAAGAGATCGTTGCCGCCGCCAAAGCGGCCCACGCCGACAGCTTCATCCGCCGCCTGCCCAAGGGTTACGATACCGTCATTGCTGAGGACGGCGGCAACATCAGTCAGGGCCAGAAGCAGCTGCTCTGCATCGCCCGCGTGATGCTCTGCCTGCCCCCCATGCTGATTTTGGACGAGGCGACCTCCTCCATCGACACCCGCACCGAGGTGCGCATCCAGGCTGCCTTTGCCCGGATGATGCAGGGCCGCACCAGCTTTATCGTGGCCCACCGCCTGTCCACCATCCGTGAGGCCGATGTCATCCTTGTGATGAAGGATGGCCACATCGTGGAGCAGGGCGACCACGACACCCTGCTGGCGCAGGGCGGCTTCTATGCCAAGCTCTATAACAGCCAGTTCGAGGGCGTGGAGACCTGA
- a CDS encoding ABC transporter ATP-binding protein has translation MNKMLTHLNGYKREAVLAPLFKMLEATFDLFVPLVMADIVNVGIAAHDFHYILVRCGILLLLAVVGLACSLTAQYFSAKAAVGYSTSLRHALFEHIQRLGFTEMDTMGTSTLITRMTSDINQVQSGLNLFLRLFLRSPFVVVGAMVMAFTVNVRAAWIFVVAIPLLSVVVFGVMVITNPLYKTAQARLDRVLGLTRENLTGVRVVRAFDKEQSEIDRFESANDLLTRMQLHVGHISSLMSPLTYVIINLAIVALLYVGSIEINVGGMASGDVIALVNYMNQILVELVKLANLIVQVSKALACAGRVQAVLDTEPGMEFPAALKGEAPADKAGDAVRFDHVSLTYAGAGAPSLTDISFTAKRGQTIGVIGGTGSGKSSLISLIPRFYDATEGTVEILGRPAQEYPRAALRGSVAVVMQKAQLFGGTIRSNLLWGNKNAADADLWAALETAQAADFVRAKPLGLDEPVEQGGRNLSGGQKQRLTIARALVGKPEILILDDSASALDYATDAALRKALAALPGDLTVFIVSQRAASLQHADQIIVLDDGRMVGLGRHADLLKNCPVYEEIYASQFKKGDAQK, from the coding sequence TTGAATAAAATGCTTACCCACCTGAACGGCTACAAGCGCGAGGCTGTGCTTGCACCGCTGTTCAAGATGCTGGAAGCCACGTTCGACCTGTTTGTGCCGCTGGTCATGGCAGACATCGTCAACGTGGGCATTGCAGCACATGATTTCCACTATATCCTTGTGCGGTGCGGCATCCTGCTGCTGCTGGCCGTTGTGGGCCTTGCCTGCAGCCTGACGGCCCAGTATTTCTCGGCCAAGGCGGCGGTGGGCTATTCCACCTCCCTGCGCCATGCCCTGTTTGAGCACATCCAGAGGCTTGGCTTTACCGAGATGGATACCATGGGCACCAGCACCCTCATCACCCGCATGACCAGTGACATCAATCAGGTGCAGAGCGGTCTGAACCTCTTCCTGCGCCTGTTCCTGCGCAGCCCGTTCGTGGTGGTTGGTGCCATGGTCATGGCGTTCACCGTGAATGTGCGGGCCGCCTGGATCTTTGTGGTCGCCATCCCGCTGCTGAGCGTGGTGGTGTTCGGGGTCATGGTCATCACCAACCCGCTGTACAAAACGGCCCAGGCCCGGCTGGACCGTGTGCTGGGCCTGACCCGCGAGAACCTGACCGGTGTGCGCGTGGTCCGCGCCTTTGATAAGGAGCAGAGCGAGATCGACCGCTTTGAGTCGGCCAACGATCTGCTGACCCGGATGCAGCTCCATGTGGGCCACATCTCCTCCCTGATGAGCCCGCTGACCTACGTCATCATCAATCTGGCCATCGTGGCTCTGCTCTATGTGGGCAGCATCGAGATCAATGTGGGCGGCATGGCCTCCGGCGATGTGATCGCGCTGGTGAACTACATGAACCAGATCCTGGTGGAGCTGGTCAAACTGGCAAACCTCATCGTGCAGGTGAGCAAGGCGCTGGCCTGTGCCGGCCGTGTGCAGGCTGTGCTGGACACCGAGCCCGGCATGGAATTCCCCGCGGCCCTCAAGGGCGAGGCACCTGCAGACAAGGCCGGGGACGCTGTCCGGTTCGACCATGTCAGCCTGACCTACGCCGGTGCCGGTGCCCCCAGCCTGACCGATATCAGTTTTACCGCAAAGCGCGGCCAGACCATTGGTGTCATCGGCGGCACGGGCAGCGGCAAATCCAGCCTCATCAGCCTGATCCCCCGCTTCTATGATGCCACGGAGGGCACCGTGGAGATCCTGGGCCGTCCGGCGCAGGAGTACCCCCGCGCGGCTCTGCGCGGCAGTGTGGCGGTCGTGATGCAGAAAGCCCAGCTGTTTGGCGGCACCATCCGTTCCAACCTGCTGTGGGGCAACAAAAACGCGGCGGACGCTGACCTGTGGGCCGCACTGGAGACTGCGCAGGCTGCGGATTTTGTCAGGGCAAAGCCCCTTGGGCTGGACGAGCCTGTGGAGCAGGGCGGCCGGAACCTGTCCGGCGGCCAGAAGCAGCGCCTGACCATTGCCCGTGCGCTGGTGGGCAAGCCCGAGATCCTGATCCTGGACGACAGCGCCAGCGCGCTGGACTACGCCACCGATGCGGCCCTGCGCAAGGCGCTGGCCGCTCTGCCCGGTGACCTGACCGTGTTCATCGTGAGCCAGCGTGCCGCCAGTCTGCAGCACGCCGACCAGATCATCGTGCTGGATGACGGCAGGATGGTGGGTCTGGGCAGGCACGCCGATCTGCTGAAGAACTGCCCCGTTTACGAGGAGATCTACGCCAGCCAGTTCAAGAAAGGGGATGCGCAGAAATGA
- the rlmD gene encoding 23S rRNA (uracil(1939)-C(5))-methyltransferase RlmD: MECRLKAKKCGGCPMLGLDYAEQLKQKEAAVRKLVGKYGPVAPIRGAENPCHYRNKVISTFAAGPGGKLVSGIYAAGTHKVLPVESCLLQDEVLDTVMQAVRAAASTCRYQPYNEDKGTGLLRHCLLRRGVVSGQVMVVLVTAQPVLPGAKNFVRALLAEAEKRHVPVTTVVQNYNPRRTSVVLGEEEKVLYGKGFILDTLCGKTYALSPRSFYQINHDQTEVLYGLAVEAARLTGKEVVLDAYCGIGTIGLTASGRAKQVVGVELNRDAVRDAIGNARHNDVKNARFFAADATQWITEAAAAGQRADVIFMDPPREGSTPQFIESVARMAPKRVVYVSCNPETMARDLALLTAKGYRAEGFTPVDLFPQTAHCEVVCALTRSQKSKG, translated from the coding sequence ATGGAGTGCAGATTGAAAGCAAAAAAATGCGGCGGCTGTCCGATGCTGGGGCTGGATTATGCCGAGCAGCTCAAACAAAAAGAAGCCGCTGTCCGTAAGCTGGTGGGGAAATACGGCCCGGTGGCTCCCATCCGGGGCGCGGAAAACCCCTGCCATTACCGCAATAAGGTGATCTCTACCTTTGCAGCGGGCCCCGGCGGGAAACTGGTGTCCGGCATCTATGCGGCAGGCACGCATAAAGTGCTGCCTGTGGAAAGCTGCCTGCTGCAGGACGAAGTGCTGGACACCGTGATGCAGGCGGTGCGGGCGGCGGCCAGCACCTGCCGTTACCAGCCTTACAATGAGGACAAGGGCACCGGCCTGCTCCGCCACTGCCTGCTGCGGCGCGGCGTGGTGTCCGGGCAGGTGATGGTGGTATTGGTGACCGCCCAGCCGGTTCTGCCCGGGGCAAAAAACTTTGTCCGTGCTCTGCTGGCCGAAGCCGAAAAGCGCCATGTCCCCGTGACCACCGTGGTGCAGAACTACAACCCCCGCCGCACCAGCGTGGTGCTGGGCGAAGAGGAAAAGGTGCTCTACGGCAAGGGCTTCATTCTGGATACCCTCTGCGGCAAGACCTATGCCCTGAGCCCCCGGAGTTTCTACCAGATCAACCATGACCAGACCGAGGTGCTGTATGGTCTGGCTGTGGAAGCCGCCCGCCTGACCGGCAAAGAGGTGGTGCTGGATGCCTACTGCGGCATTGGCACCATCGGTCTGACCGCCAGCGGCAGGGCAAAGCAGGTGGTGGGCGTGGAGCTGAACCGGGACGCTGTCCGGGATGCCATCGGCAACGCAAGGCACAACGACGTGAAAAACGCCCGCTTCTTTGCCGCCGATGCCACCCAGTGGATCACAGAAGCGGCGGCCGCCGGGCAGAGAGCAGATGTCATTTTCATGGACCCGCCCCGCGAAGGCTCCACCCCCCAGTTCATCGAGAGCGTGGCCCGCATGGCCCCCAAACGGGTGGTCTATGTCAGCTGCAACCCCGAGACTATGGCCCGTGATCTTGCCCTCCTGACCGCCAAAGGCTACCGCGCCGAGGGCTTTACCCCTGTTGATCTCTTCCCCCAGACCGCCCATTGTGAGGTGGTCTGCGCGCTGACCAGATCACAGAAGTCCAAAGGGTGA
- the serC gene encoding 3-phosphoserine/phosphohydroxythreonine transaminase, giving the protein MARVYNFSAGPSMLPEKVLRQAQAELLEYGDSGQSVMEMSHRSKWFDAIITETEATLRRVMNIPDNYKVGFFQGGATQQFAMVPLNFMTTGKADYLVTGNFSNLAAKEAAKFGEVKIVASSKDKNFTYIPDVNAIDYDKDASYIHICQNNTIFGTQYVEVPQVEGVPLVADMSSMILSKPVDVSKYGCIYFGVQKNVAPAGMAIAIVRDDLLGHAADTVPTMMNYTTLLAKDSMYNTPPCWCIYMTGLVLKYLENDIGGLENMQKINEAKAKILYDYLDGQEFFHNPVEHRYRSTMNVTFTSPDPDMDKKFCAEAAEAGFVNLKGHRLVGGMRASIYNAMPTEGVEKLVDFMEKFRKANA; this is encoded by the coding sequence ATGGCACGAGTATACAACTTCAGCGCAGGCCCCAGCATGTTACCGGAAAAGGTGCTCCGTCAGGCACAGGCAGAGCTGCTGGAATACGGCGATTCCGGCCAGAGCGTGATGGAGATGAGCCACCGCAGCAAGTGGTTCGATGCCATCATCACTGAAACCGAAGCCACCCTGCGCCGGGTGATGAACATCCCTGACAACTACAAGGTCGGTTTCTTCCAGGGCGGTGCCACCCAGCAGTTTGCCATGGTGCCCCTGAACTTTATGACCACTGGCAAGGCTGATTATCTGGTCACCGGCAATTTTTCGAATCTGGCTGCCAAGGAGGCCGCCAAGTTCGGCGAGGTGAAGATCGTTGCTTCCAGCAAGGACAAGAACTTCACCTACATCCCCGATGTCAACGCCATCGACTACGACAAGGACGCAAGCTACATCCACATCTGCCAGAACAACACCATCTTCGGCACCCAGTACGTTGAGGTACCTCAGGTGGAGGGTGTGCCGCTGGTGGCGGACATGAGCTCGATGATCCTCTCCAAACCTGTGGACGTGAGCAAGTATGGCTGCATCTACTTTGGCGTGCAGAAGAACGTAGCCCCCGCCGGCATGGCCATTGCCATTGTCCGGGACGACCTGCTGGGCCACGCCGCCGACACCGTGCCCACCATGATGAACTACACCACCCTGCTGGCCAAGGACAGCATGTACAACACGCCCCCCTGCTGGTGCATCTACATGACCGGCTTGGTGCTCAAGTATCTGGAAAACGACATCGGCGGTCTGGAAAACATGCAGAAGATCAACGAAGCCAAGGCCAAGATCCTGTACGATTATCTGGACGGTCAGGAGTTCTTCCACAACCCTGTGGAGCACCGCTACCGCAGCACGATGAATGTCACCTTTACCAGCCCCGACCCCGACATGGACAAGAAGTTCTGCGCCGAAGCCGCCGAAGCCGGTTTTGTCAACCTGAAGGGCCACCGTCTGGTGGGCGGTATGCGCGCTTCCATTTATAATGCAATGCCCACCGAAGGCGTAGAGAAGCTGGTGGACTTCATGGAGAAATTCCGCAAGGCAAATGCCTGA
- a CDS encoding alanine/glycine:cation symporter family protein, protein MSHLIETVYNLLWGDLFTLPVGGIGISLMAVLLLTAGVFFTLRTRLLPVRLFRDMIAAVCEKNQSMDSLSSFQTLIVSTATRVGMGNLVGVVAAVSAGGAGAVFWMWVTALLGASTSFVESTLAQKYRQPDPLYGGQRGGPAYYIHVLAERKRGKKLRHSIIAVLFAISGLICWCGISQVISNSVSSAFANAFSIPPIVTTVVLVVLSAVIVLRKDATVKSLDVIVPIMAVCYFVMTVIIIAVNFRQLPAVLGRIFSEAFGLRQVAAGGFGAVLMNGVKRGLFSNEAGSGSAPCAAAAASCDDPVKMGFVQALGVLIDTVVICSCTAFMMLLAPANVTTGLTGMDLLQAAAQYHLGSFGVVFIAVTLALFSFSTFIGILFYARSNVAYLFGDRWGWQTAYKVLALVMLMVGGLEAYTVVWDLGDVGIGLMTIFNLIALYPMSGEAIAALRDYERRKHLTKN, encoded by the coding sequence ATGTCCCATTTGATCGAAACGGTATACAACCTGCTCTGGGGTGATTTGTTCACCCTGCCGGTAGGCGGCATCGGCATTTCGCTGATGGCGGTGCTGCTGCTCACGGCGGGCGTGTTCTTCACCCTGCGCACCCGGCTGCTGCCCGTGCGGCTGTTCCGGGATATGATCGCCGCTGTCTGCGAAAAGAACCAGAGCATGGACAGCCTTTCCTCTTTTCAGACGCTCATCGTCTCCACGGCCACCCGGGTAGGCATGGGCAATCTGGTGGGCGTGGTGGCGGCGGTGTCTGCCGGTGGTGCCGGTGCGGTGTTCTGGATGTGGGTCACGGCCCTGTTGGGGGCCTCCACCTCCTTTGTGGAATCCACACTGGCCCAGAAGTACCGGCAGCCCGACCCGCTCTATGGCGGGCAGCGCGGCGGCCCGGCCTACTACATCCATGTGCTGGCCGAGCGCAAGCGGGGCAAAAAGCTGCGTCATTCCATCATCGCGGTGTTGTTTGCCATTTCGGGCCTCATCTGCTGGTGCGGCATCAGCCAGGTCATCAGCAACTCGGTCAGCTCTGCCTTTGCCAATGCGTTCTCCATCCCGCCCATTGTGACCACGGTGGTGCTGGTGGTACTCTCGGCGGTCATTGTCCTGCGCAAAGATGCCACCGTGAAAAGCCTGGATGTCATCGTGCCGATCATGGCGGTCTGCTATTTCGTGATGACGGTCATCATCATTGCGGTAAATTTCCGCCAGCTGCCCGCTGTGCTGGGCCGCATCTTCTCGGAAGCCTTCGGCCTGCGGCAGGTGGCCGCGGGCGGCTTTGGCGCGGTGCTGATGAACGGTGTCAAGCGCGGCCTGTTCTCCAATGAAGCAGGCAGCGGTTCGGCCCCCTGTGCGGCAGCGGCTGCCTCCTGCGATGATCCCGTGAAGATGGGTTTTGTGCAGGCACTGGGTGTCCTGATCGACACGGTGGTCATCTGCAGCTGCACTGCCTTTATGATGCTGCTGGCTCCCGCAAATGTCACCACTGGGCTGACCGGCATGGACCTGCTGCAGGCAGCGGCGCAGTACCATCTGGGCAGCTTTGGCGTGGTGTTCATTGCCGTCACGCTGGCGCTGTTCAGCTTCTCCACCTTCATCGGCATCCTGTTCTATGCCCGCTCCAATGTGGCGTACCTCTTTGGTGACCGCTGGGGCTGGCAGACGGCCTATAAAGTGCTGGCCCTTGTCATGCTGATGGTGGGCGGCCTGGAAGCCTATACCGTGGTGTGGGATCTGGGCGACGTGGGCATCGGCTTGATGACCATATTCAATCTCATTGCCCTCTACCCCATGTCCGGCGAAGCCATTGCCGCCTTGCGGGATTACGAGCGCCGGAAACATCTGACCAAAAACTGA